In one window of Leguminivora glycinivorella isolate SPB_JAAS2020 chromosome 10, LegGlyc_1.1, whole genome shotgun sequence DNA:
- the LOC125230415 gene encoding uncharacterized protein LOC125230415, protein MACLDDGHATAMRRNRTFDFWLTYLGVTLDDGSLDFKEHLTSLCEGQDPEQHHSQAYWNYLECQRSNISDNRAIPSLLLCRVLLSVVAKQHPYYRGNAQLNHTMRLIRGCLKPTPTHWLPEPVPSATDADVTDSAQPPSRISAEWSGMTGGPPAEVVLRLHPPQTTLRSNVSSMSNSSETTNGSGVVVRAEEALIVAFVLLLWVAAIALFFNRWGKIRMLEPYQPKFQQQHRQSCALAENSVSVAPHHRASLSRGCVSYDCGVGFPAYQPCGYLPHRLRQNSVFVGSMGGMALIPESPPRRSRSAADLPALVPPSSDHPHATPRSSRAASLHSAVDLRISVPSPRASRAASLHSSVDMPSVQVHIRGSGGNLNKPRSPRRLTITNV, encoded by the exons CTTACGTATCTTGGTGTCACCCTGGATGATGGAAGCCTGGATTTCAAGGAACACCTGACCAGCCTCTGCGAAGGTCAAGACCCGGAACAGCATCATTCACAAGCTTACTGGAACTACCTGGAGTGCCAGCGCAGCAACATTTCGGACAACCGCGCTATCCCTAGTCTACTCCTCTGCCGAGTACTGCTCAGCGTTGTGGCTAAACAGCACCCATACTACCGCGGCAACGCCCAGCTGAACCACACTATGCGACTCATCAGAGGCTGCCTAAAACCAACTCCCACACACTGGTTGCCGG AGCCCGTCCCGTCGGCCACAGACGCGGACGTCACAGACTCCGCACAACCGCCGTCGCGCATCTCCGCCG AATGGAGCGGCATGACTGGCGGCCCTCCTGCAGAGGTGGTGCTTCGACTGCATCCTCCTCAGACCACCCTCAGAAGCAACGTCTCCTCAATGTCCAACTCCAGTGAAACTACGA ATGGCAGCGGAGTAGTGGTCCGCGCAGAAGAAGCCCTAATAGTGGCCTTCGTCCTCCTGCTGTGGGTGGCGGCCATTGCGCTCTTCTTCAACCGTTGGGGCAAGATAAG GATGCTGGAACCGTACCAACCCAAGTTCCAGCAGCAGCATCGACAGAGCTGCGCCCTGGCGGAGAACTCCGTGTCTGTCGCGCCACAT CACCGCGCTTCCCTATCGCGTGGCTGCGTGTCCTATGACTGCGGTGTTGGCTTTCCTGCCTACCAGCCTTGTGGCTACCTCCCTCATCGTCTTAGACAG AACTCCGTGTTCGTGGGCAGTATGGGCGGCATGGCCTTGATCCCCGAGAGCCCGCCGCGGCGCTCGCGCTCCGCCGCCGACCTGCCCGCGCTCGTCCCCCCCTCCTCCGACCACCCGCACGCCACCCCCCGCTCCTCCCGCGCCGCAAGCCTCCACAGCGCCGTCGACCTCCGCATCTCAGTACCCTCCCCCCGCGCCTCAAGAGCAGCCAGCTTACACTCCTCGGTAGACATGCCGTCCGTCCAAGTACACATTCGAGGGTCTGGGGGTAACCTCAATAAGCCAAGAAGTCCAAGGAGGTTGACTATAACTAATGTGTGA